TTATGTTCTAAGGTTAATTATCTTAAGAGCGCACTTTGGCACCTGATGTTGGGGCTTTCTTTGAAGGCAAGTATAATCACATCCACTGAACATTCTAGAATTGGTACAAAGCAAGACTTTGTAGCTAAAACTTGATATGTTGGACCACCATACAACAAACTCTGTGTGATTAGAAGAGATCTCTTTTGTTTTATGATGAGGCACTCAAATTATATGTACTCAAAATTTATCTACTAGAATGAAATAACAAATACAGATCACCAACTAACATTTCACATCCCATGAAAGTGCCATGATGTTTGATAAAAACATTTAAGTCAAACACCAAATTTAACAATTGTATGCTCTTCTagaaatcgaaatcaaatttctactcgtTGCTAGGATTATTAGTTCTTTTATGATTTATTTAGGTATAAATCTTATAGACTTTGTGGATTGGCCTGTGTATTTAAGCATGGTCCTGTATCAATCAAATACCACCTATCCCAAATCCTGTAGGAATAAAAAAGAGCTTTCAAAGATCATTATATTCTTGTTACGGCCTGTAATCTGGGACGTAGACTAGATTCAGATAAGTTCTTAAAAAATACAAGATAGATGGGCTAACAGGTTTGATTTTTATAGGATATTCAGTTCAATCCTGCAGAAATTTCTAATAGAGTCTTAGAGAGAATCAATTCCAGAATAGATTAGACGAGGGCAAGATTGCAGTATCATGATGTTACATCTCAAAAGTGACAGCCAGCCACTTAAATCTCGTTGCTGAATTGATGTATAACTGCTTGAGTTTAAAGATgatagaaaacaaaaaaaaaaaaaaaaagggtaaaatAAAACTGCTGCCATTCAATCATCGAATAACAAGGATGGTAGCAGTCACAAACCTGTGATTTTTCCTCTCTCGCTTTCAGTAACATGGGAGGCAAGAATTGTGAACTGCACGCGGTTTGAGCCAAGACATGTTCTACTCTAACCTTTTCTGGGTGACTTATTTTCCATTCGTTTGGGCCCCAATTGTTGTGGACGAGAAGTAGCAGGGACCACCGACAAATGGAGAAGAATAATGCCATGGTAACTCAGAAAAACCCGCCCAAAAAAATTCACTCAAGACTGTCTTCCACCAGTCAAATTGTTCTTACTTCGCTATTTGGCACGATTCACAACTCAAACATGAAAACAACGCACCGAGTGATTTTTTTGAGTTACAGTTTTTTAGTTATTAAAGCATTTGTCAATGGCTGGAGTTTCTCTTAACGTAGTTGTAacaattcaaaattttatccaaaaaaattagacagaagatattatttgaattttttgatcttatataaatatccaaattcttcataataaataaccaatatgggactaaatacTGTTCTGTTTAAGCTATAAACTGCTCTCCTTTAAATTATAACATCCTCGTTTGATAAAAGATCGAAATTTATGTATTCATTCATAAACATCACACTTGGTCTGTATTCAATATTCCAATGAATCTGTGCTGCAGTGTCCCCTAATTCATATAGGTTATGTACTGTATCGGTTCTGATACTAATCGTAATAATCTAAAATGTTATTCCAAAAGACCTGTCAGAagttattatttgaattttttggttCTGTATAAGTACGTACCCATGATCTTTTTGATAAAGATTAAATATACATCCACATAGATCCTCATAGAGGATATGCAGTAGCATGTTTCctcatttttaatttaatatattgcTTGTCTTATCAAATGTAAAATTACACAAtaatataacttttgcataattaGCTTCAGCAATTTGAATTATCTACTGATAGTTTTTTTGCATTAGCCACACCTTGCAAGATCGAAACATGCTAAGGGTACGCTGAGGGGTGGAAAAAGCGTTATCCTCTTTAGTTATTAAAGTTTTCTTGAATGGAGAAAGACCGCTGGACGCTTTTCTGAGACGAACCACATGGAAATTGCTTGATGTGGAAGGGAAGATGAGAAGTTTCTCTTAGCGTGATAATGGGACGGACAATGGCATGTGTCTTCCTTAGTTTCCCATATTGCTTGCTTATCAAGTATAAGTTTACAGAATTCTGTGACTTTTGCATAATTAGCTTCAGCAATCTGAAAGATCTACTAGATTTTGCATCAGCCATACATAGCAGGAGGTTAATTTGTTGGACCATAACTCAAGCAGAGAGTCATACCTTGGACTATTCTGGGTTTGTATTGCTGGTACAGTATTGTATAAGGTTGAAACCAGATTGGATATGATTCGGATACCAACAGATCTatgtccatatttattttatctgatcattataaatatagatacggatattttttcgatgcaaaaatttatatccatatttgttttaaatggatatggatacaattTGGATGcttaaaatatagatataaattggataattaaattttataattatagaatcaaagttattactaaatagatgataaatcaagttaataatatgtttctatggttatatatttctcttaaaaattaataaatattatgtaaaatgTATAGGATTATAGGTATATTAAGATATTTAGATATTGATCGGATAGTTGTTtatctatattcatatccatttttttttgacagatattgttgggtataaaataactccagccgaagttcataagaggcgaaccctctcaggactcttccggcttccgaccttgtgcggcgtctttctgaactcccccaaccgtccgagcttccacagtaccatctgaactcatccagcagtcgaccttccatagtgtcctccagatttctccaacggacgaactcctatcgtaccctctgaattttttcaataatgagctccttcagtcgtctatcggactgctccaaatgctctttgggtTTCATTattagccgattttctacagtgatcgactactctccgaatttcttccagacttcctcctgtcacgattgactttactccgagcttcttccggacttcgtcaatgtccgggcttctccagcagcaggacttctacagtaaccagactctatccaagtttctacagtggtcgaccgccttccgaacttcagccgagcttctacaataagcggtctccatccgggcttccacgacaatcgatctccatccgagcttctacaataagcggtctccatcagGACTTCCACGgtaaccggtctccatccgagcttctacagtaagcggcctcctttcggacttctgcaagaaccggactccgttcgaacttctacagcggatggattccagacgaacttctacaacgaacgggctccagcagccggatttctacagtgactgaCTGTCTcctgtgtcttccgtacctctccagccatcaaccttcaacagcgccaatcggacttcaacagtgtcAACCAAACCCCTCCAATGGATAAATTTTCTCCGAACTCCTCcagtggtcgaccttccacagtatcctccagactcctctagcggatgaacttccacaatgccttccggactcttctatcggtcaaccttctatagcaccttccgaattccgctatcggtcgaccttctgtcagattcctcatgcaaccggacctctccagcggacaatcttcagacaagcttctaaatcagacaaatttcagacggacttctctagcaatcggactccagtcagatttctccaatagaaagtttccgtccgaacttctacagcagatgacttccgtctgcagcatcaacgcctaaggcacccaacaacagttaatccATCGGCAACCTcggaaatatccgagcttctcttagattgctgagacagagagctattccgctccatcagacgtctcaatcgagcttcagccgtccggtccgaactctccggcaagtcgtgacaacggacaccactccactctctgtaacaaactccacgtggccccaccactctccggcaagtcgcgacaacggacaccactactctccgtaacaaactccacgtgaccccgaacggtccactaccaggcagttacggacgtcgctgtcaatcgattacgctctcccgtctataaaagagaccccccagatacgttctcctctaagctctaagcacatctctaaactctgctaaaatcccattcgagtgctccatttctgttgaagcagaatactgacttgagcgtcggagggtcttgccggagcacccccaactccggtttagattttccttgcaggtcccggcggcggccgtgatcccctcgactccagcttctccgacatcggcggaattctgcactaacagatatggatattaatcagatcttcaaatttctatccatatccggATTGATTAGATACGAAAACAGATCCGGATAGATATTATCCATATTACTTTTGCCCTTAGTGTTGTAAtcactttctttctttcttaaaaacAAATAATAAAGattctattttaaaataaaaaaaaaatgaaaaattttatgtagAACATAAATTACATGATATTTGACAACTTAAGATATATAGTATAGCATCTATGTATGAGTCCGGCAAGGAAATTGTTACTATGATTTTTGTTTTGATAAAATGAATGATAAACATTTCAATTGGATGTCATCAAACTCTAAGACATCAAACCTAGTATTAAATAATGATCTATTATCGGGTCAAAATATTGGAACAAGGAACATGTCACATAACGACCTAAAGGAACTCACAAATGATGGTAAATTCACTACTAATCCTTATTACAATATCATTAGCAGCTGTTGAATTCTCTTCTCTTGCTGCAAAGTGAATATACACTGTTAGTTCTGGAATGAATATAATTCTCAAAATCTTCTTCCTTGGCTGTGGTCTTATACAAAACTCCTCATTCTTTTTATCTCTGGGAAAATCTGTCCTCTGAGAGGTTACTTGACAGCTATAGATTGCTATTGAACCACCTGTTACCCTTGATGCAGACTGAAAGGAGCAATCTCCCACCTAcacttctctctcttctcatgccttaacTCTGTATATAGCTACAATCATTGCATTCTTCTATTCTTATCTTAATAAATCTGGGGGAAGTTAATCACTTTCCCCATTACCTTCAGAAAAAAGacaaatttttaatcattttatTGTGGAAGGACCCTAACGCTTGGGGTCCATACTTTATGGACAACCACCTCATGTTTCTGATCTTTTTTCTCAGGAAAGCTCGCTTGGTCTAGAATCTATGCTTTCTAAAGGTAGCTGGGTGGGCCAGGTAAGAGTATGCTGATATGCCTATAAGGATCTAATTTAAGCTTCACATAAGTATCTTCTTCATACGATCAGAAAATCTTCAAAGTTAATGACAGCATGCTTTCTCCATTGTCTTCCTAATAAGTCATGTACTAGTAGTGCAAAATAGGCCAATACTTAATCCTCCAGAGCAACAAATAGCACACTGAATTCAGACTTATGGTCAACTATGTATCTCAATCGGATTGGTTTCATACAATGAAACCAGATTACCAATTTGAGACTCATCTTACCAAGTCAAAAGtatctttcttaattttttcaaaaaaaatttctgttttCCTGTTTTCTTATTTCAGTCAGTAGCTAATAGAAGTATTATTTGCATTTCCAGGACATGCCTTTCCTGAGGTAAAAGATTATATGTTTCACACCTACCAACCCACTACCATTCAAAAGACAAAGAATGAAAGCAACCAGATCCATTAACAACCATGAACCTTTACCTGTCCACACCCACAATGCCCATAAATACCCACCAAGGACTCAACCAAAACCCAAACTCCCATATCCCATCCCccatcccctctctctctctctctctctctgaagcTTACCATGGCCAAACTCTTTTCCATCTCCATTCTTCTCCTCTTATTCATCACCATCATCCCCTCCTGGGCCAAGGATGGAGAACACTACAGTTTCCTCTTGAGCCAAAAGCCGGCGACGCCGCGGGTGCGCCAGAAGTTGAGCCACCTGCGGCTATTCTGGCACGACCTCGTAAGCGGGCCGGATCCGACCGCCGTCAGGGTGGCCCAGGCGGCCTCGGCCGATAAGTCGGCGACCGGGTTCGGCACGTTGGTCATGATCGACGACGCGCTGACCGTGAGCCCTGAACCCACTTCGAAGCTAGTGGGCCGGGCCCAGGGGTTCTACGCCCTGGCATCTAAAGAGGAGGCGGCCCTGCTGATGTCCATGAACTTTGCCTTTATCGAAGGCAAGTACAACGGCAGCACGGTGACCATATTGGGCAGGAATGCGGTGTTCTCGGAGGTGAGGGAGATGCCGGTGATAGGGGGAAGTGGGCTTTTCCGAATGGCCCAAGGTTATGCCCAGGCCCGGACGCATAGCTTCAATCCTAAGACTGGTGATGCTGTGGTAGAGTATAATGTTTTTGTGATGCATTACTGATGTAGGGTTTGGTTTTCTGATTTAGTTTGGGTTCTTTCCTGATGCTGGTTGCACGGTGGTCCCCATGGTGGGTTTTGGCTCGTTTGTTTGTCAGTCAATGGATGTCAATGTTAGCGTCTCCCTGGCTCCACGCAATGCTACAAATCATCGAaaccaacaaaagaaaaagttgGAACGGGAGCAAAGTAGTCGCAAAATTCTTACATGCTGACTGCTTTTACAAACCTACGTTTATTTTTCCAAACCTACTTTAAGTAACGACCGTTATATCACTGTTAGCTTGTACAGGTCGGTTCGTATGATAATAGTACGTGCTGTAGAACAAACTAGATCCCTatgttaggaagaaaagagaattcTAACTCttgtttctctatttttttttcttgtgagaGTGAAATTTAGTTTGCCAGTGTTTTTGATTCAAAGGGGTGCGTGCTGGGAAGGGTAGATCGGGTGCGATTCTCTCTATTTTGGGATTGGAGCGATGAATTTTAATTCCAGATTATTTATTGTCCATATATTGAATATATGAGGATTTGTGCAAACAAATATTTAATTTCACAACGATTATGTATTGGATAGGCTTTGAATATTTATATATggccaaaaaatttaaataatattttttgattaatttttttagatgagaTTCCAGATtgttacaaatgatatcagaacctattaaaaattttaagcttcgaATCCATTATGGCCACACTCTTTAGTGCAAGATCTTATGcttgcttatttttttttttcttttgatagaaATAGTGTATTCAAACAATTTTTATTATAATCAAGAGAGACGGAAAGTAAAATATCTCTAAGCGGCCCAAGGATGAACCCACATTCCAAAAAGAACCTCCAGAATATTCTGCAATATAGGCTGCCACCCAGTCGGCTACAGTATTTGTCTTTCAAAAGACATGCCTAGTCACACATACCATACATTCAGATAGCAACATGGAGATATCCTACAAAATTGGTGAGAGTGACCTCCCCATATGCAGCTTTGAATCCAGGTTAATACAGTAATTGAGTAATCCTTAATGACTAGGTGGTCGGCATCTAAGATTTACTTAGCATACACGCTCCCCATCCAAGCTACATGAAGCTCTACCTTAGAAATCGTGGGTATGAACACTTCCTCCAACAGCTATCAGTCTAGAGTCAGGTTCATAGATTACAAAACTTGCCCTATCCTGTTTGTCTCTGGCATTGTCATTAAAGTTGACCTTCAGGTACCTCAAGAGAGGAGGCTCCTATACAATAAACCTCCTTCAGATCACTACACGAGTAGAGTGGGAGTTTTAGATCTTTGGAGGCCTGAAAGTTATATTAGTTAGCTCCATAGCCAAAATACGAGCTTTCTCTAGAGTAAGCCTCACTGAGCATCTCCTCGACTCGAACACTAGGCTACTCCTAGCTAGCCAAATATGATGGATCATATAAGCCACACAAGTACCAACCACCCTAGGTACAGGACCTCTAGCACTCCTCAAGATCTCTAAGAATGCTCGAACTAGAGCCTCAGCCTGGATGAACTGTTGATACAATCCCACTAGATACCAAAGCTACCTAGTTTTCcagcatgagaaaaaaatatgcagtctcATCCTCTAATCTATAGTATGGATAAGTCGGCTAGATGTCCATATCTCAGTCCCTTAGAATGAATCTAGTCAGAAGCTGATCCCAGACAACCTTTCACAGAAAAAGGCTAACCCTCAAGTGCACCCCAATCCTCCAAACCTACCCAACATCCAAAAACCTAGCCGACCCCCTCTGATATGATAGGTAGTGATCCATCATCATAGCTCTCAAGGTACAGGAATGTCTCCAAACCTTGACATCTTGACTACTATAGTGCAGAATCGAAAAAGCCAGCACTCGCTCTCTCATTTGCTCCCCAAAGAGGTGAGCCACCATTGTTGAGCCTCAACCACCGCCATTTGCATGGAAGAGAACGCATGCCCTCATGGCTTAGTAGAAGGTCGTCAATCCACTGGTCTCAAAGAAGGTGCATAGATTGACCATCCCCTATTAGCCATCTCATCTGGGATATCATTTTTGGGGCACGCACACAAATCTTCCTCTAAAAGAAGAGAGTGCCATGGTTGACCTAAATCTCCTCACCCATAGTCCCCATGCTATATCTAGTTCTTATCATCGTGCTCCATAAGCTCTCCAAATCCAACAAAAATTTCGCCGCATATCGAGCAATCAAAGCCTCCCACCTCATGGTCAGAGACTGAATATCAAGTTTTCCATCCCTCAGCAGCTCGCACACAACCTCCCATGCCAAAAGTTGCATACCGCCCTTATCTCCCAACCGCAATCCCTATGAAAAACTCTGGAATAGCTGTTCCAACCTTCTCATCATGGTCCTGgacaaaatcaaatttgaaagaagaTAGACCAGCATGGACCTAGACATAGACCTTACCAAAGTAATCCTTCCTACGGGAGAAAGGGCACGAGCTTGTCATCTCTCAAACTGCTCTTGAACCACCATCTCCATACCAACACAATCTGCTCTCCTCAGCTTGTGTCCGAAAATGGGGACCACAGGTATTGTAGGGTCCGATTGTGCACTCTAATCTCCAGTCTATTTTTGATCATGCACCGCATTTGGGCTAGCGTCTTCGAGTTGAATACTATAATAAATTTGGAAAGGTTCACCCTCTAACTAGATACCTCATAATACTCCTTTAGAATATTTCTCAACTCAACTATATTCCAGACAATGGCCCAACCTACCAGCATACAATCATCTATAAAGAGAAGATGCAAGATCAGCTGGGCTCTCCGGGTTGGCACATAGGGATTTAGTACCGATCCTTAAGCTGCTTCGTGCAAAGCCCATCAGGGATGTCAGCCAAATAATGAAGAGGTATGGAGAAAGAGGACAACCTTACTATAGCCCAACCATAGAGTGGAAGAAGGCCGATGACATCCCTATGATCATAGTCGTAAAGGAGGGGCTTTGGATGTACATCATTACCCACTAATCAAATAGGGGTGGAAGCCAAATACCGATAGAGCTCCCTCAATAAAACTCTACCTCATGTGATCATAAGCCCGCTTTATATCAAGCTTGATCGCCATAAGGCTACAATGAATCGAAGCACGATAAAGATCATGCATGAACTCTTGAGCGATGAGGATATTGTCAGAGATACTATGGCCATCGACAAATGCCCCCTACTCTGAACAAATCAAATGGGGGAGAAAGAGCTTCATCCTAATCACCATCAACTTAGCAGATACTTTATACAAGGTTGTGTGTAGACTAATCGGTCTGAAGTGCCCTAGCTCCAAAGCATCCTATCTCTTCGATACTAATGTAATACATCTTTGGCATCCGATCGGTCGTCAAAAACTCTTGCATAGCTACTACAACCTCAAAATGAATGATAGGCCaacattttctataaaaaaaagaggGAATCCATTCAAGCCTATAGCTTTGTCCTCTATCATAGACCAGACCGCTTTGTACACCTCCTCCTTTGTCACAACATGAAAAGGGTCTCTATTCTTTAGCACTATAACCGCATCACCAGGAGGGAGAAGTGACTATAACTCGATGAGCTCCCAGCTCCATTATCCATCGGGATCTGAAGAAGTGCACCACCTCCTTCCTAATCTCATTATTACCAATCAGCTACTGCACACTGGTATCCCTGATCACTCAGATCTGATTCTTGTGTCTCCAGATGATGGTGGTCTGATAGGAAAACCTCTTATTTTGATCTTCCTCTCTGATCCACTGTACTCTGGActtctattttcataaaatttcctACTACTTGAGTAGAGAGTGGTGGATAGAGAGTAAATCTTGAAGGTTCACTAACTTTGTTTTTGCAAatctctctctcaatcctcccactCCTAGAGCTCTACGATAGAAGCCTCAATCGTCTCAAGTATCCTGAATATATCGCCCATCTCGACCTTATTCTACATCATCGGACATCATCTCGTTAATTCAAGCCTCCAAGTCACCAAATATCTAGCATCTCCACTCCCCAATAGCCTCCAAACCTCCCTCACATTATCCCAAGACTATAGCTATGAGAGCCAAAACTTCTCGAATTGGAATAGGCTTTGGTGGGAGGGAGATATATCTATGATAAATAAAAGTGGGCAGTAGTCAGAAGCAATCCTTGGTAAGTGATAAATCTGATGGATAGGATATCGCTAAATCCAACTAGTCGAGGTCCGAACTCTGTCAATCCTCTCCCAAACTCTAGTACCCCTAACTGATTGTTGCACCAAATGAATCTAGGCAAAATGAATCTGAGGTTTATAGGGCCACAAAACTGAATAAATTCTCTAAATTCCATTGAACCCAAGTCATCTACAAAAGAtctgcccctctcttctcatgaggACCAGTAATATTGTTGAAATCATTAGCCACCATAGTAGGGATGTTCTGATCGATCAATCCTGCCATAAGAATCCCCTATCCATGTGCTATGTACTAGCATACACTTCTGATTAAAGTCAAGTGATGCCATTTATTTTAGTAATGATAATAACAAGTTGCAGAGTACGCTAGTGAAAGACATCCACCGAAGCAACCCCTCTTCCCAAACTATAAtaatttctccaaaaaaaatccaAGTACTCTATAGCATAAAACCTTCAGTTTATCGGGAACTGACGTCGGATGTGAGCCAAACCAGGGCCACATAGCCTAGTCTCTATTAGCACATACAAGTCAGGATTGCGTTGCTGCATCAATCTCCTATAAGTTGAGtggaaggataattttttagCCTCGAGAATATTTCAAATAACTATCTTCATGGGCACAATCAGTGAGAAGACAACGAGCCTAGGAAGAACTAACCAGCACCCGAACTTCTCTCCAATTCCTCCCTTAAATCCATTTGATTCCCCATGGCCTGTAGGGCTTTTTTGAGCTGGCCCATTGCCTCTTCATGGGCCGAGTACTCCCTAGCCACCAAACTATCCTTATTTTTCCCACTATCACCTCCCTCCCATGGACTCCATAGCCGGTGAAGGGGATGCACCAGTCGCTCAAAGCAGTGCCAGCCCCTGGACTCCCTCTCCCAGCCAAGTCCCCCCACCTCTGCCATATGCCCAGCAACATCTATCCCCTTTGGTTGAAGCTTGCTCGATCGATGATACCAAGCAGCTAGGCCTCGGCCCAGGGCTCTCGATGGTGTCTCCTCTAGTCAGAGCAGGTTGAGGGTGGTGATGACCCACCCCACCTTTGGCTAGCGAGGATTTTCCCTCCCTCATGATGATGCAGGCACAGTAGCCACATCCTCTCCAGCAGATCCCATTCCTAATCCTTTCAGCCCAACCGGGGAGCCCACTTCCAAGGGCCTAGTTGAGCTCAAGCCTGCATCCCGATCTATGGCCTTCTGTGTGACTAGGCCAGGCTTCTAGTCACTTCAAAGAAGCCCCTATTGCATCCGTCGTAAAAAGATCCACTAGGCTTTGGTCCACCTCCTGCCGACCTCCGTGTTATTTTGATGTGGGACCAACTCGGCCTACAACCAGAGTCCAGACTCTGACTCAAGTGCCTCGACTCGGTCCGCACCTGACTTAGTCCTAAACTTCTTTGGAGATCACTGTCTGACAAATTTAGTTGGCTTCTACCAACCATCAGTATCCAGCGATGAGCAAGGCAAGCTTTTCTTGTGTCATGGTGAGATAGGCCATGATAGAGAGGAGCTGAGGATTGATGAGTCTGGGTTAGAGTCGCTTGCCACCTTCTATTTCGCTAAGCCCTTAGGCTGTCCGAGTTATTGGATCTGAGAGGTCACCACCCACGACCCTAGCCTCGATCGAGTGGCAGAAGCTAGTTCCTTGCTGTCCGCTGTTTCCTCCTCCATAGCCATAGGGGTGACCAAGACATTCTCTGACTGTAGAGATCTCCCCCCACTCTCCTTCTCCTCCAGTGATGCTTGGCAATTCTTGTCGACGTGTCCTGACTAGCTATACCGATAATAAACCACCGACACATTCTCATAGATAACGAGCTGTCAGAAAATACCTGTGGCCCCAAATCGAAACCCTCGATTTCAAGGGTTCCAATGCATTAATCTCTACTCAGATACTTATAAATTCAATCTTCAAGTACCGATTGATGAATTCATCCAAGACCATTGATTATCCCTCCTCTGATGCTATCTCTATCAACATCTTCAACTGCCAGTATTCCATCGACAGCCCAAGTAGCCGGACCCACACCATGGTTTTCCACACTATATTTACTATGGAGATAAAGTTGGCCACCCATGGTTCCACTGCCCGGAGTTGGTCGGTGATGAACCACGGGCCTCCTTACAAGATCTCTTCACATTCCTCCTCCAATCATAATCGGATGAGGTGGTGGTCCTCGGCCAAAGTGAAAGCTTATGGATCATAATGTAGCCTCCCTCGATCTTTGAACTCCTTTGCTATTCAATCCATTAACACCCATCGGCCAAAACTTCGGACAAGGATGGAAACATTCTCCCACTACTTCTAAGACTCC
Above is a genomic segment from Elaeis guineensis isolate ETL-2024a chromosome 1, EG11, whole genome shotgun sequence containing:
- the LOC105038407 gene encoding dirigent protein 22-like, whose product is MAKLFSISILLLLFITIIPSWAKDGEHYSFLLSQKPATPRVRQKLSHLRLFWHDLVSGPDPTAVRVAQAASADKSATGFGTLVMIDDALTVSPEPTSKLVGRAQGFYALASKEEAALLMSMNFAFIEGKYNGSTVTILGRNAVFSEVREMPVIGGSGLFRMAQGYAQARTHSFNPKTGDAVVEYNVFVMHY